One window from the genome of Cyanobacteriota bacterium encodes:
- a CDS encoding Uma2 family endonuclease: protein MQSGCQEVWLVMPESQWVMVITAQQQVLLSGEAMVTTQQVLPGFTISVATLLK, encoded by the coding sequence TTGCAGTCTGGATGTCAAGAGGTTTGGTTGGTGATGCCAGAAAGCCAGTGGGTAATGGTGATTACGGCGCAGCAGCAAGTTTTGTTGAGTGGAGAAGCGATGGTGACGACCCAACAGGTGTTGCCAGGATTCACCATATCGGTAGCTACGCTCTTGAAGTGA